One genomic segment of Centropristis striata isolate RG_2023a ecotype Rhode Island chromosome 13, C.striata_1.0, whole genome shotgun sequence includes these proteins:
- the LOC131983824 gene encoding complement C1q-like protein 2: MKKIVLLFVAFSCCSCREPVKKNSKKLGQCLDSNCCCDYSLTSISQTLGAVGEKVANMAEKITFLEAKLQKTEEEVLELRSTTGATPQVAFSAALRDSGSGNTGPFTVVTPLKYKRVFSNTGNCYNPSTGIFTAVVKGMYFFRFSMFNNLSRNPSSVTSLMKNGVRLTSVWDTSGSDANDMGSNAAVIPLEVGDNVYVELAAHRLVYDDSMNYNTFGGFLLFAM, from the exons ATGAAGAAGATTGTGTTACTGTTTGTAGCATTCAGCTGCTGTTCATGTCGTgagccagttaaaaaaaacagcaagaaacTTGGTCAGTGCTTAGATTCAAACTGCTGCTGTGACTACTCCCTCACTTCCATATCTCAAACCCTGGGAGCAGTGGGAGAGAAAGTTGCAAACATGGCGGAGAAAATAACATTCTTGGAGGCCAAGCTGCAAAAAACTGAAGAAGAAGTCCTGGAGCTGCGCAGCACGACTGGAG CCACTCCTCAGGTGGCCTTTTCGGCAGCTCTCAGGGATTCTGGCTCTGGAAACACTGGACCTTTCACTGTTGTTACCCCACTTAAGTATAAGAGGGTCTTCTCCAACACTGGCAATTGCTACAATCCTTCAACAG GCATTTTCACAGCAGTGGTCAAAGGGATGTACTTCTTTCGATTCTCAATGTTCAACAACCTCAGTCGTAATCCAAGCTCTGTCACAAGCCTCATGAAGAACGGTGTGCGGCTAACATCTGTCTGGGACACTAGCGGGTCTGATGCCAATGACATGGGCAGCAACGCTGCTGTCATTCCCCTCGAGGTGGGAGACAATGTGTATGTGGAGCTCGCTGCACACAGGCTGGTCTATGATGATAGCATGAACTACAACACCTTCGGGGGTTTCCTGCTCTTCGCTATGTAA